attctctctctctctctctctctctctctctctctctctctctgtttttgggtttgtttaAAGTTTTAAACAAAGCACTACTTCTTTCCGTTTTGGGGGTTTCTTGATTAGAAAACCACCACCGCAGCATTATAGTATATGTCAGAGTTTCACGTGGATTCCCCATGCATTCTATGACAATCAccccaccccctctctctctctctctctctctctctctctctctctctctctctcctcccctttcttttttttttttcctttctctctcggGTGCATGGGATCCCAAAGTGAAATTTATACATGGTGATGAATTGGTGATTTAATTTCTTCCCCAGTAATCAACGGGCTTAGAAATTTTAACTGATTATGGATCACCCAGGAAATAGTATATATGGAATATGATTTGATTTCAATTTTTCGGATTAGGCGTCTCATGGAAACGCTTACCGTAGAGTTTTATTTTTACGTATTCggccaaaaaatttattaattttaaaaaaagttgaataaagATTTAACTAACAATGCGTACACAATGGTAAATGCCACCCAATAACTAAAAAATCAAGACAGCAAACCGCCAACCAAAACAATAagaaccaaaaggaaaaaaatgccCGAACCGAACATCTCCAAACCTCATATATGTATAACCAAACCAGAAAACGCCTTCTGCTGTAGAGAAAACCAAAGCCATAATTGAagcaaaacaaagcaaatagaAAAACCTGCAACAGAACGCAGCCAACATCCACACCCCTAATTGCCCCGATTCAAGCAACTAGAAGACCAAAAGAACCGATAGAACGGACACCAAAAACCGAAAATATAATCTGTGCATCTTTTACTGGAATGTGACCCACGCACCTATATATGTTCTGCATCTGATCGATTGCACGATTGATTTATTTGTAGGTAGAATTATTCTTTCTTATAAACTTTCATGCTATCtagttttgaatcttttgatcaTGCACGTATACGTGCTTTCATTAGCGCCACATTTCAACGTCCGATTAATTATGTGTCGTCTGATCTCATGATGCTAGCTAGTTCGTAAATTATTAGACCTAACGCATAACATAACATGCCATTAACCTTCAAGGTTTGGTTATGCGCTGGTTTGGAGTTCGTCCATTGATCGATCGCCTGCGTGCTACCTTACTCTTGCTTTAGAACTTGGAGATTGGAAAGCCCTTGGGCCACCAATGCGGAAAAGCCCTTTGGGTTAGCAAAGGTAGGTGAGGGCTGGAGAGATTAGTCCCGTGATGTGGACAAGCTGGTTCGGAGATCACTCTTCAttaccaaaaggaaaaaaaaaaaaaaaaacttaggaGATTGAATGACATCATGGAGAATTTGTGAAACTATTCTCAACTAGGACTTCGTCTAGATAGCTAACTAGGTTTCGATCACATGCATCGATCATTCCTTTAGAGTTGAGATTTGACATGAAGAGTTGGGAATTAAGCTCCAGAGGGTCAACTCATGGCATGGTCCCTACTCTAATCCCTTATGTTGCACCACCCCATTAACGTCTAtatcagctctctctctctctctctaaaaagagTTTTCTCTACGAACCAAACACTTGGTACCTATACTTAATTCGCATGGTCAGTCAAACGTAAATTTTCTAAACTTAGTTCTCATGTAGGTGCATTTGGAAAACAAGAGATCTCAAAAAGTCTTTGGTATGCGATTGGACCATCGCGCTCAGTCGTACTCATAAACCGCATCAGTCTCCAAGTTGATCAACAGCCGCCTATGATCGATGTTACAATGTAGGCAAGAGAATTGAAGGCGGCAAAATGGATCCGCAACTTTTGCAGCGTGCTATAATGCTATTTTTAATTGTTGTGTTGGGATATTATTTAGGCTTTAATTCGGTCCTCTGTTAGTAGAAAGTAGAAACCGAGATTGGTTTAACATTGTCTCGTGTATCGACGTCATGATACATGTgtgtttcccttttcttttggttttcgTTTCTCTTGATGTACTATTTGTAGagttattaataaaattatatttttgctgataaaaagaaaaaagatatgTCAGATATCgagttatttaaaaaatgatagaGAGAGACACATAGAGAGAGATCGAGGGGGATCAATTTGGGAACTGTATTCACTGCTTGTAATTATTTCCAAGAAATTAAGGTACTACGTACCATGGCATACAAGCCTAAGGGTTGACTATGATCATAACAACAACAATCAAACAGTCTCTTCCCTTTACAACCCCACAAATGAACACGAACTAGTGCCAAATCCATTCGTACTAAAAAGAGCTACTTAACtcaactctctctttctctctctctaaccatcCGCATACTGCTGAACACCTTGACTTCCTAATTGAAAGCCTTTCGCCACCGGAACAAACCCTCCGCTCCCCACCGCCACCGGAAACCCTAACCCGGTCGCCGGCCGATTTGCGGCCGCTCGCTCGAGCGACTGCACCTGAGTCTTCAAAAACTTCACGTAATGAATCGCCTCGTCCAACATAGAAGCAGTGTCCATCTTGGTCCCGCCGGGGACGAGTCTTTGCAAAATCCTTATCCTCTCGCTGATCCTCTCCCTCCGGTGGCGCGCCGCCACGCTCTGCGGGTCCTTCGATATCTTAACGTTCCGCCTCTTCGGCGGCTTCACCGCCTCCGGATCGATCTGTATCGGCTGCATCGCCGCTATGCGGAATATCATCTCCCTCATCGCTGCCATCGAATTCCGCTTCTGCGATTGAGACGGAAAGCCTAATCCCTCGGGGAACTCGCCTCCGCCGCCGCCTCTCCACCTTCCGCCGGATATTTCTTGGACGCCGGAAAAAGACAGGGTGGACGGTAGATTCATACCCGTAGGCGAAGAGTTATCTGTGAATGGCAAGACGTGGCCTTGGCTGCTGCTGCCACTGCTGCTTCCGCCGGGGAATTCCATTCCCGGCGGAAGCTGGACCCCGAGGTCGGTGTAGGGCCCACCGCAGAAGTCGGGGAGCTTTTCCATTTGCATCATGATCATGTCAATTTGATCTTGTGATGCGGACTTCAGAAAGTCAATATCCATCCTAATAAGTTGATGAGGCTTTTTTATAGCTGAAACcctaaaaaagagaaaatatttgTTATTGGGAAAAGGAGAAGTTGTGTAAAAGCTGGAGAACTGAGAGAAAAACTGAAGTGCAGAGGGATGGGGAAGGTAGAGGGAGAGAGGGTTTAGACTAGCAGTattatcagagagagagagagagagagagagagagagagagagagagagtaggagtTTTATCAGAGTGTGCAGTGAAGGAAGAGAAATGTTAGGGTTTAGGAAGAGAAATGAGAGGGGGAAAAAGGGGAATAAAAAAGTGATATTGGGCACAGACTATCAAAACAGTGCGAAGACTACTATATATAGCAACTTGGGGAATATAATATGATATTAGTTTTGTTTATTATGATTTGATATTTTATAAGTCCGTTTttatattttggttttgtttttttaagaaCAAAGTTGGTGggctttttctctttcttcttaaTTAAAAAGAACGGATGAgcattattttctctcttcttcattctaaaaaaataatcacCAATTATATAtggttacaatttttttttgaaacatgagACATGATTGCTGCCTAGAAGGGCATTATGAAGCACGTTCCCCTGGCTCACTTAGATCATCAACAATGAAATTGGGGGCACCTGTAAGCTTATGACATGATAGAATTGGATCATGTCCAATGTTGAGTCCCACTTCCTTTTTCATAATTCAGAGTGCCCGGATCAATTTGTTTGTACTTCTTCTAATCATTGGAGACCAattttactactccctccgtccctttttaagtgtcctacttcgtaatttcaacttattaaaaaaacatcatcattatacctttcacatcaactttttcctctactttccctacttacccatcatcattacacttttactcacttactttttaaaatagaatatacttttagggacaaaatagacaattcactaacttttacccactaactttacaaaatggacacttattaagggacagcccaaaatgaaataccggactataaataagggacggagggagtattaactAGCGGGAGTGTGATCATTAAAGCCTAAGAGAGTCTCGTATAAATTGATCCTGAGTTAGGTTTTGAATGAATCACACTGgtaaaaaatgaagatttgaaAGGAAAGTACATGACTAGTGTTATATCTAAATTTTTAATGAAGAAATAACAATTCAAAAAACTTAACCGATAAGAAAAACGAGTAGCATCATTGTTTATTATCGTGTGATCTCATGCGTGGCAAAAGATAATTCTTCAAAAGCTAACTAATTACCTGTTGATTAATTACTGGGTAGGTAATGAAGTTCGAACACATGCATAAATAATTTGTTATTTGTTTCGAATATATCATATTAAATTCTCAACTAGGAACTCATCTAAGAGTTTAGGTTACTAGAGAATGGAAATGTCTAATTTTGGTACACAACCCATGAGAATGAATGCACAAGTATAATCATACTATTCtaaataatattttgtatatatgtatatagatttttcttttagatTTGGAGAAGTATTGAATAAACAAAAGGGAGTTTATTTAACTATGTTATCTTGGAGCCTGCTAGCAATCAAAAGGGGGTAAGAAAGATGTTACCTTATCAGATGGGTTGTGGCCCACCCATTTGGAAGGCTCAGATCTACCAACTGTTCCAAAGGGATACCATAAGTGCTTCTTTGATGGGTGCACCAATTAATTACAGATATGCAAAAACTCATTATAATAACAATAATGAcaatcattattattatttatttttgggagAAGAGTAAGAAATTCATTGATAATAAGgataaagtacaaaaaaaaacacaaatcttAAGGAGAGACGGATAGTGcagaacaaaagcaagaaaaagcCTACTCCCTTTAAAGTTGCAAAAGTAAATAAACGATCACATATGAGAGTAAAACCACTCCAGCACTTGCAAAAAATTCTCCaggcaaaaaaattaatagagaAAAACGAGCAGATAAAGGATTATCATTagtattattttcattataatcataaataaaataatactaGAATATTGAGTGGAAATGTATAGGTGTTCTAACTTTGGCTTAAattaaatttactttctttgTAAGGGAGAAAACCCCAAAACCCCACACTCACATGACATGAGTCAGAGAGTCTCTTTAAATGACACACTCAACTCGGTCGGCCGGTGGTCAGACCCCCGGTTCCGGCCGTCCATCTGTAGATCTACACGTGGCAAGCATCTAAGGAGGAAGGAGGGTACTGAATACTTCCATGGTACTGACCAACGGTGCACAGACGGCGTACAAGGTGCGTGAGACTCATTTTCGTATCTCACGCAACGGATTCAAACTGTTCATtgcttttaaaatattctttCGGCGAGCTCGTGCACaatcagctcaatcgaataACTAGAAATACTTATCTAGCGTAACAGTTTTTCATTCGGAATGTAAGATCtagaattctgaatgaaaatttgaaacattACATGAAGCGCGTATCTATATCCAAACAGACTGATTCCTCGCGAAGCtactccaaaaattattttgaactttATGAATGGTTCAGTTCATTCATGTGAGACCCGAAAGTGAATCTTGTGCACCGATATGTGGACCATCGGTGCAACCCGGTCGGTACACATAGACGGATTGTATGGTATGGTATTAATGTGGGGTTCCAATTTTATCGTGAACATCCCCCCCTTTCTGGCCTGCTTGCACATTTCGAGGTGGATTAGGTTTTTCTGCAGCAACCAACTGTTTCATGTGCTGTACTTGATAACGAACTCACCAAGAGGGTGGTGAACCCGCCGGACTTTTACTCGATCGACCAGAAAAAACCTATTAAAAAAAAGGCCTATGAGGTTTTACGTTTGAGGAAATCTATGATGTATGTATAGACCTCATGAAAATCGTAAAGATTTTTGCGCCTTTTTATTGTAAGTTTTTGCGTTTTTGTAAAATAGTAAGTGCACGTGTCAACTTGTAGAGGTAAAGTTGCGTATATATCTTACAGAAACATGAATCAAAGTAGGCGATAGTGTAACAAGAAGACATGAAAATAAAGGTATCGGTTCCATATTTTTCCGTAGACAAGATATGCCTTATTTGCAAGATGGAAGGCTTGTCTACGGTCTTCAAACGATTAGGAGTGTCTTCACATGAATGAAAATAGGCCAGATATTTTAATGTTCACTCGGGTTAACGGGAGTCTGCTTGACCGACAATATTGAACAGGGATTTTTCGATGAGAGATATGCAAAAGAAGCTTTCCAAAAATTACTAGTGTTTTCCCCTCTCCAATTTTGTATATGCCGTAGTTTTGTGTACAAGATATGCCCTTTGGTAAAATGCAGTTAATTATACGCCTAGTAAAAGTATTAGGCACATCGAGCGGGTTATTTTtgttgccgatttctcgcgtgttctcttaaaatcatgttttaaacacactaaacggtttgaatcatcaaaatttaatcgaaaactatgagattgagattcatggtgttttttttagatatttttgcAGGTGTCTCCGGAATTATCCCATACACGTAATAGTGAAATGTTATGTTTGTTTCGTGGTTGGAGTAAGTTAAAAGACATATGTTAGGACaatacttccttttttttttttgaacagatgTTAGGATAATACTAGATCTGATATAATATGCAGCAAATGAATTTCCATCTATACGCGGCCGAAGAAggaaaaattttacaaaaagcTTTGAGTTCGATTTTTGGACCGCTTTATAGCCCGCTAGCTACGTTACCGCTGCGGCCAGCTACTACAGGTGCTCAGGCGccatatttaaaaaaacaaggaaagtATTATCGAATATCCGGCTATCATTATCGCTACCCAATCTGCTACCGTTATTAAAAACCTAAAATAGTACAGCgtgttatctctctctctctctccccgtgtTCCAATCTCAACGTTTGTGATGAGAGAAATGGGGACCTCTAGCTCTTATCACGGTTCATTCTCGACGCTTCTGATCAGAAGTGGGGGGGGGACCCTTTTAATCAGAAGATAATGAGATGATGAGAAGTTGATGGAGACATCTTTTAATTTGGGCTATTAATTAATAAGCgtgaaatcaaaaaaaaaaaaaaaaaaacataataccTAGAGACAACTCCTGTACAGAAAACGACAAGGTTTGTTTTAGTAAAAGACAAATAGTGCATGAATTTCCCCCACCCCCAAATCGGATTTACAGACCAACGGTTAATTACAGTTGAGAGATCATGGTGTAATGGAGGATTGGTGCCGACTCTTCATCCATCGGACGGTTGATCGATCCTGCCGTTTATTTCGACAATCGACGGTTTGAATTTTAGCCGAACAATTGAttactcaaatttttatgtgCTCAGAATCAGCCGTTTTACAAGAATGTTATTCGGCAACATTAAGTGGCAGTATCAGGACATCAAAATCAGTATTGCTGGCATGACTAAGTAGATATTGAACCCTCTAAGCATGTATTGGGATATATTAATTAAACGATATCGATGTATGATTTCCAAATTGTTTAATACATATTGGTTGATGGAGCATTTAAAATGATGCTCTCAACACACATAAATTGCATATAGTACTGTACAATGTGAAAGCTTATGTGACACTGGTCGCATCACTTGATAGGCGTCAAATAACACATGTGATGATATTACATAGATGAGCCTGTCGTGTTGATTATCTCAACGTTATTAGACTATGTTgcagatccaaaaaaaaaaacaatattagACAATATTGTTTTTCACAGTTACTGTAATTTGTTCATCTCAGTAGAA
The sequence above is drawn from the Rhododendron vialii isolate Sample 1 chromosome 6a, ASM3025357v1 genome and encodes:
- the LOC131331213 gene encoding transcription factor HEC2-like, encoding MDIDFLKSASQDQIDMIMMQMEKLPDFCGGPYTDLGVQLPPGMEFPGGSSSGSSSQGHVLPFTDNSSPTGMNLPSTLSFSGVQEISGGRWRGGGGGEFPEGLGFPSQSQKRNSMAAMREMIFRIAAMQPIQIDPEAVKPPKRRNVKISKDPQSVAARHRRERISERIRILQRLVPGGTKMDTASMLDEAIHYVKFLKTQVQSLERAAANRPATGLGFPVAVGSGGFVPVAKGFQLGSQGVQQYADG